The Streptomyces phaeolivaceus genome has a window encoding:
- a CDS encoding FadR/GntR family transcriptional regulator yields the protein MPLSHPRRSALSEQVIAALRNQIASGEWPVGSRIPTEPELVEELGVARNTVREAVRALAHNGLLDIRQGSGTYVVATSELAGVMHRRFAGADPTHIAELRSALESSAARLAAERRTEKDLKQLDALLARREEAWASGDAEAFVTADATFHLSVVAASHNDVMTTVHADLGEVLRDWLRGDVGEELTPETYMDHTRLMDAIRAGDAETAAAEAAGYPFLCRPGRVSPPRAGG from the coding sequence ATGCCGCTGAGCCATCCCCGCCGATCGGCGCTGTCCGAGCAGGTCATCGCCGCTCTGCGGAACCAGATCGCCTCGGGCGAGTGGCCCGTCGGCTCCCGTATCCCCACCGAGCCCGAGCTGGTCGAGGAGCTGGGTGTCGCCCGGAACACGGTCCGCGAGGCCGTCCGCGCGCTCGCGCACAACGGACTGCTGGACATCCGCCAGGGCTCCGGCACCTATGTCGTCGCGACCAGTGAACTCGCGGGCGTGATGCACCGCCGCTTCGCGGGCGCCGACCCGACCCATATCGCCGAACTGCGCTCCGCCCTGGAGTCGAGCGCCGCGCGGCTGGCCGCCGAGCGGCGCACCGAGAAGGACCTGAAGCAGCTCGACGCGCTCCTGGCCCGCCGTGAGGAGGCCTGGGCGTCGGGCGACGCGGAGGCCTTCGTGACCGCCGACGCCACCTTCCACCTGTCCGTCGTCGCCGCGTCCCACAACGACGTCATGACGACCGTCCACGCCGACCTGGGCGAGGTCCTGCGGGACTGGCTGCGCGGTGACGTGGGCGAGGAGCTGACCCCGGAGACGTACATGGACCACACCCGGCTCATGGACGCGATCCGCGCGGGCGACGCCGAGACCGCCGCGGCGGAGGCGGCCGGCTATCCGTTCCTCTGCCGCCCCGGCCGGGTCAGTCCGCCCCGCGCCGGTGGCTGA